The Vulpes vulpes isolate BD-2025 chromosome 8, VulVul3, whole genome shotgun sequence genome has a window encoding:
- the LOC112921105 gene encoding tubulin alpha-1B chain, which yields MRECISIHVGQAGVQIGNACWELYCLEHGIQPDGQMPSDKTIGGGDDSFNTFFSETGAGKHVPRAVFVDLEPTVIDEVRTGTYRQLFHPEQLITGKEDAANNYARGHYTIGKEIIDLVLDRIRKLADQCTGLQGFLVFHSFGGGTGSGFTSLLMERLSVDYGKKSKLEFSIYPAPQVSTAVVEPYNSILTTHTTLEHSDCAFMVDNEAIYDICRRNLDIERPTYTNLNRLISQIVSSITASLRFDGALNVDLTEFQTNLVPYPRIHFPLATYAPVISAEKAYHEQLSVAEITNACFEPANQMVKCDPRHGKYMACCLLYRGDVVPKDVNAAIATIKTKRSIQFVDWCPTGFKVGINYQPPTVVPGGDLAKVQRAVCMLSNTTAIAEAWARLDHKFDLMYAKRAFVHWYVGEGMEEGEFSEAREDMAALEKDYEEVGVDSVEGEGEEEGEEY from the exons ATG CGTGAGTGTATCTCGATCCACGTTGGCCAGGCAGGTGTCCAGATCGGCAATGCCTGCTGGGAGCTCTATTGCCTGGAACATGGCATTCAGCCCGATGGCCAGATGCCAAGTGACAAGACCATTGGGGGAGGAGATGACTCCTTCAACACCTTCTTCAGTGAGACGGGCGCTGGCAAGCATGTGCCCAGGGCAGTGTTTGTAGACCTGGAGCCCACAGTCATTG atgaAGTTCGCACTGGCACCTACCGCCAGCTCTTCCACCCTGAGCAGCTCATCACAGGCAAGGAAGATGCTGCCAATAACTATGCCCGAGGGCACTACACCATTGGCAAGGAGATCATTGACCTTGTCTTGGACCGAATTCGGAAACTG GCTGACCAGTGCACGGGTCTTCAGGGCTTCTTGGTTTTCCACAGCTTTGGAGGGGGAACCGGTTCTGGGTTCACCTCCCTGCTGATGGAACGTCTCTCTGTCGATTATGGCAAGAAGTCCAAGCTAGAGTTCTCCATCTACCCTGCCCCCCAGGTGTCCACAGCTGTAGTAGAGCCCTACAACTCCATCCTCACCACCCACACCACCCTGGAGCACTCTGATTGTGCCTTCATGGTAGACAACGAGGCCATCTATGACATCTGTCGTAGAAACCTCGATATTGAGCGCCCAACCTACACTAACCTTAACCGCCTTATTAGCCAGATTGTGTCCTCCATCACGGCTTCCCTCAGATTTGATGGAGCCCTGAATGTGGATCTGACGGAGTTCCAGACCAACCTGGTGCCCTATCCCCGCATCCACTTCCCTCTGGCCACATATGCCCCTGTCATCTCTGCTGAGAAAGCCTACCATGAACAGCTTTCTGTAGCAGAGATCACCAATGCATGCTTTGAGCCAGCCAACCAGATGGTGAAATGTGACCCTCGCCATGGTAAATACATGGCTTGCTGCCTGTTGTACCGTGGCGACGTGGTTCCCAAAGATGTCAATGCTGCCATTGCCACCATCAAGACCAAGCGCAGCATCCAGTTTGTGGACTGGTGCCCCACTGGCTTCAAAGTGGGCATTAACTACCAGCCTCCCACTGTGGTACCCGGTGGAGACCTGGCCAAAGTACAGCGAGCTGTGTGCATGCTGAGCAACACCACAGCCATTGCTGAGGCCTGGGCTCGCCTGGACCACAAGTTTGACCTGATGTATGCCAAGCGTGCCTTTGTTCACTGGTATGTGGGTgagggcatggaggaaggagagttttcTGAGGCCCGTGAGGACATGGCTGCCCTGGAGAAGGATTATGAAGAGGTTGGTGTGGATTCTGTTGAAGGAGAgggtgaagaagaaggagaggaatactAA